One genomic window of Cannabis sativa cultivar Pink pepper isolate KNU-18-1 chromosome 2, ASM2916894v1, whole genome shotgun sequence includes the following:
- the LOC115718702 gene encoding uncharacterized protein LOC115718702, protein METQRFCPSNHIMLLKDDKKSSNNVCEMCVVSFSEADDPYYYVCDSCDYYVHKSCEKLPKQINYHFHPQHHLFLKPRFKSFCHSCGQLPKKYLMFSCDECDFYMDVECTQMSTNSISTCPNEGQHCIQHSTHPHLLLLFDTSTNDMNVSCFACQSSDDIGVYYGCIVCKYFLHKQCIDQSPQQIQFSHHPNNHTHLSLHMKWHNSKCNVCGYSKPALYYDCPHNCNFQLCFKCGLRRQRTISYEYHPHILCFLDKIHTTYDQCNVYDNCLKQLVMKSDSNEFHKTDSSIFGCLDCDFKLHLLCGPLPSIIKHESHMHSLNLVDSCIDDTFGDYYCDICEEERNPRLRVYYCAKCKYVAHVHCVISEVINVLKGDIRDVKLKVLGEDVWEFPNKEINYPTLQLHPTSSLNTLEDLIHKLTRRDLDRLKDHFYWDEERNKTVEVESQEDEVLKLSSFTESDFMHYIFKESQFIYFKKKLGIKMSDLALKIVGIKGYFIPFNLASVMKYLLHKYEDISNKYYSKEFNSIGYYFVCKVMKEMHTTLVADITKNLLQQWYHYLLFASNDARFEVDFLWQFLWKITREFYYQQLRKLVEIEFPMKIEKKILELQKKIDEYHAGLDKCKKLRESLNSTEESMVKQGLEKALEHKWKLATQF, encoded by the exons ATGGAGACTCAACGCTTCTGTCCCAGTAATCATATTATGCTCCTAAAAGATGATAAGAAGAGCAGTAATAATGTTTGTGAAATGTGTGTGGTGTCTTTTAGTGAAGCTGATGATCCTTATTATTATGTTTGTGATTCGTGTGACTATTACGTCCACAAATCATGTGAAAAGCTACcaaagcaaatcaattaccattttCATCCTCAGCACCACCTCTTTCTTAAACCACGTTTCAAATCATTCTGCCATTCATGTGGCCAGTTGCCCAAAAAGTATCTCATGTTTAGTTGTGATGAATGTGATTTTTATATGGATGTTGAATGCACCCAAATGTCAACAAATTCCATATCAACATGTCCTAATGAAGGCCAACATTGCATTCAACATTCTACCCATCCTCACTTGCTACTGCTTTTTGACACATCAACAAATGATATGAATGTTAGTTGCTTTGCATGTCAATCATCAGATGATATTGGAGTTTATTATGGGTGCATTGTGTGTAAGTATTTTCTTCATAAACAATGCATTGACCAATCACCTCAACAAATCCAATTCTCCCACCATCCAAATAATCACACTCATCTCTCCCTACATATGAAATGGCACAATAGTAAATGCAATGTTTGTGGATACTCCAAACCAGCCTTATATTATGATTGTCCTCACAATTGTAATTTTCAATTGTGTTTTAAATGTGGTTTGAGAAGACAAAGAACCATTAGTTATGAATATCATCCACACATTCTTTGCTTTCTAGATAAAATACACACTACATATGATCAATGCAATGTCTATGACAATTGCTTGAAGCAATTAGTCATGAAGTCTGATTCCAATGAATTTCATAAAACTGATTCCTCAATATTTGGTTGTTTGGACTGTGATTTTAAACTCCATTTACTATGTGGTCCATTGCCTTCAATCATAAAGCACGAGAGTCATATGCATAGTCTAAATCTTGTTGATTCATGCATCGATGATACTTTTGGTGACTACTACTGTGacatttgtgaagaagaaagaaatccACGACTTCGCGTTTACTATTGTGCCAAGTGCAAATATGTGGCTCACGTACATTGTGTAATATCTGAG gtgATCAATGTATTAAAAGGTGATATTAGAGATGTGAAGCTTAAAGTTTTAGGAGAAGATGTTTGGGAATTCCCTAATAAAGAGATTAATTATCCAACTCTACAACTACACCCCACATCATCTCTAAACACCTTAGAAGACTTAATCCATAAATTAACTCGTCGTGACCTAGACAGGTTGAAGGATCATTTTTACTGGGATGAAGAGAGAAACAAGACTGTTGAAGTTGAGTCACAAGAAGATGAGGTTCTAAAACTTTCTAGTTTTACAGAATCTGATTTCATGCATTATATCTTCAAAGAGTCTCAATTCATCTATTTCAAAAAGAAGTTGGGAATAAAAATGAGTGATCTAGCATTGAAGATTGTTGGCATAAAAGGTTATTTCATACCTTTTAATTTGGCCTCTGTTATGAAATACTTGCTTCACAAATACGAAGACATTAGTAACAAGTATTATTCCAAAGAGTTCAATAGCATTGGGTATTACTTTGTATGTAAAGTAATGAAAGAGATGCATACTACTTTGGTCGCTGACATCACTAAAAATCTTCTTCAACAATGGTATCACTATTTATTGTTTGCAAGTAATGATGCTCGTTTTGAGGTGGATTTTTTGTGGCAATTTCTATGGAAGATCACACGAGAATTCTATTATCAACAGCTACGAAAATTAGTTGAGATTGAGTTCCCAATGAAAATAGAAAAGAAGATACTTGAGCTGCAGAAGAAGATTGATGAGTACCATGCTGGTCTTGACAAATGCAAGAAACTTCGGGAGTCTTTGAATTCTACAGAGGAATCTATGGTGAAGCAGGGCTTGGAGAAGGCATTGGAACACAAGTGGAAGCTAGCTACCCAATTTTAA